A region of Elusimicrobiota bacterium DNA encodes the following proteins:
- a CDS encoding Hpt domain-containing protein — METDDALLQEFIRESVDNIALAEKALAQLAADPADPKAGTPVFRAVHTLAGTAGFFGFERLGLLAHEGERFLGPWRDGVPPSLERRNLAAELLDAIRGAVSRVAAGGPEGPEDFKALRARLRTAALAEA, encoded by the coding sequence ATGGAAACCGATGACGCGCTACTGCAAGAATTTATCCGCGAGTCGGTGGATAATATCGCTCTGGCGGAAAAGGCCTTGGCGCAACTGGCCGCCGATCCCGCGGACCCGAAGGCGGGAACGCCCGTGTTTCGGGCCGTGCACACGCTGGCGGGGACGGCCGGATTCTTCGGTTTTGAACGGCTGGGCCTTTTGGCTCATGAGGGAGAACGATTTCTGGGACCCTGGCGGGACGGAGTTCCTCCCTCGCTGGAACGCCGGAATTTGGCCGCCGAACTCTTGGACGCCATTCGGGGCGCCGTGTCCCGGGTGGCGGCGGGCGGCCCCGAAGGGCCGGAGGATTTCAAGGCGCTCCGGGCGCGCCTCCGCACCGCCGCCCTGGCGGAGGCCTGA
- the tadA gene encoding Flp pilus assembly complex ATPase component TadA — protein sequence MTTEPRYKDDWILKAVETLGLPPDVLDGIRKSGEPSLAQALLRGKTVTWDQLAAAVTETFGIPCIDLSIKNVEKMALSLLTPSVCENLQLLPLHLNNNVISVAMGHPLDAAAKDHVRLMSAREVEPCFALPEKIEALIAECYSDNMRMVDLIEKLDMDETMEVVDVDGKVNRSLDAAGTMERFVNDVITKAVALEAAEIHLEHGRNASEIRFLIDGMLRTILTLPKPMAEGPIATRFKALAGLDVSEHLRPQEGRVNLRVAGREVGLRLFTRPSVTGERLTLRVLDERVAARPLETLGFRPALIEKLLDFGKAAQGALLVTGPAGSGKTTLLYALLTPWHAAGAKSATVEDPIEFKIPGIPQVQVNEKLGLNYATALRAALRNEPRLLLVGELRDAETANVAFQAAGNGRIVVSSLHTEDAFAGLNRLIDMGLAAERFAPVLKLILSQRLVRRLCPACRKPVEEKAWDPAVVAAFKAEDGDPAYQRASGCEECNFSGYRGRLALVELLEINEEVQKKILSGASPLELHRVALETDAIHTFHADALWHLASGDTTLSEVQPYLELEIRKSIADKSPDPKPADAAVGDTPKLRVLVTDDDPLIRTIVRKTLETQGYVVEEAADGLQALAMAAEKAPDLMLLDLDMPGIDGFGVLRMLRRKMGMVKLPVIMLTATDDDRSQEYAISLGADDYVAKPVKPGIILARIGAVFRRAALSSY from the coding sequence ATGACAACCGAACCTCGATACAAGGACGATTGGATTTTGAAAGCCGTGGAAACGTTGGGCCTTCCGCCCGACGTTTTAGACGGAATCCGGAAATCCGGCGAACCCTCTTTGGCCCAGGCGCTTCTGCGCGGAAAAACCGTGACCTGGGACCAGCTGGCCGCCGCCGTCACGGAAACCTTCGGCATCCCCTGCATCGACCTCTCCATTAAAAACGTGGAGAAGATGGCGCTTTCTCTGCTCACGCCTTCCGTCTGCGAAAACCTTCAGCTCCTGCCGCTCCATCTCAATAACAACGTCATCTCCGTCGCCATGGGGCATCCCTTGGACGCCGCGGCCAAAGACCACGTGCGGCTGATGTCGGCGCGGGAAGTGGAACCTTGTTTCGCCTTGCCGGAAAAGATCGAAGCGCTGATCGCGGAATGCTACTCCGACAACATGCGGATGGTGGACTTGATCGAAAAGCTGGACATGGACGAGACGATGGAGGTCGTCGACGTCGATGGAAAAGTGAACCGAAGCCTGGACGCCGCGGGAACCATGGAGCGGTTCGTCAACGATGTGATCACCAAGGCCGTCGCCCTGGAAGCCGCCGAAATCCACCTGGAACACGGGCGAAACGCCAGCGAAATCCGCTTCCTGATCGACGGCATGCTCCGCACCATTCTCACCCTCCCCAAGCCCATGGCGGAGGGGCCTATTGCGACGCGTTTCAAAGCCCTGGCGGGCCTCGACGTCTCGGAACACCTGAGACCCCAGGAAGGGCGCGTGAATCTGCGCGTGGCCGGGCGCGAGGTGGGACTGCGGCTTTTCACGCGGCCGTCGGTCACCGGGGAACGACTCACGCTTCGGGTTCTGGACGAGCGCGTGGCGGCCCGCCCGTTGGAAACGCTGGGGTTCCGCCCCGCCTTGATTGAAAAACTTTTAGATTTCGGCAAAGCCGCCCAGGGGGCCCTTTTGGTCACCGGCCCGGCCGGGTCCGGGAAGACGACCTTGCTCTACGCCCTGCTCACCCCCTGGCACGCCGCGGGAGCGAAATCCGCCACCGTCGAAGATCCCATCGAATTCAAAATTCCGGGCATCCCCCAGGTGCAAGTGAACGAAAAATTGGGGTTAAACTACGCGACCGCGCTCCGCGCCGCGCTCCGCAACGAACCCCGACTCTTGTTGGTGGGAGAACTGCGGGACGCGGAAACGGCGAACGTGGCTTTTCAAGCGGCGGGGAACGGCCGGATCGTGGTCTCCTCCCTGCACACCGAAGACGCCTTCGCCGGCCTTAACCGACTGATCGACATGGGCCTGGCGGCGGAACGCTTCGCGCCGGTCTTGAAACTTATCCTGTCCCAGCGCCTGGTTCGGCGGCTCTGCCCCGCCTGCCGGAAACCCGTGGAAGAAAAGGCCTGGGATCCCGCCGTCGTCGCCGCCTTTAAAGCCGAAGACGGGGATCCCGCCTACCAACGCGCCTCGGGATGTGAAGAGTGCAATTTCTCGGGCTACCGGGGCCGCTTGGCGTTGGTGGAACTTTTGGAAATCAACGAAGAGGTTCAGAAAAAGATTTTGAGCGGCGCGTCGCCCCTGGAACTCCATCGAGTGGCCCTGGAAACCGACGCGATTCACACCTTCCACGCCGACGCCCTCTGGCACCTCGCTTCGGGGGACACCACGCTCTCCGAAGTCCAGCCCTATCTCGAATTGGAAATTCGGAAATCAATCGCGGATAAATCCCCGGACCCAAAACCGGCGGACGCCGCGGTGGGAGACACGCCAAAACTTCGGGTCCTCGTGACGGACGACGATCCGCTGATTCGAACCATTGTCCGCAAAACGCTGGAAACCCAGGGATATGTGGTGGAAGAAGCCGCCGACGGCCTCCAAGCCTTGGCCATGGCCGCCGAAAAGGCGCCGGACCTCATGCTCCTGGACCTGGACATGCCGGGAATCGACGGGTTCGGCGTTCTCAGGATGCTTCGGCGAAAAATGGGGATGGTCAAGCTTCCGGTGATCATGTTGACCGCCACGGACGACGACCGGAGCCAGGAGTACGCCATCTCCCTCGGCGCGGACGATTACGTGGCGAAACCCGTCAAACCCGGCATCATCCTCGCCCGCATCGGCGCGGTGTTCCGCCGCGCCGCCCTCAGCTCTTACTGA
- a CDS encoding Spy/CpxP family protein refolding chaperone: MKLKQAGVWLALGFLGTWVAAAPKESTSGTRRDRAEMREKMKTELGLSDEQVKQLEAHRRDHRAEMKQLWTAMKEKREAIKTELEKPTLDKNAVHQLNDQLKEVHGKLADLRLEGILRVREILTPDQFKKFMALRPGREAGKKGWTPGRGHEGPPEGMGDPEFEEEAPPKK; the protein is encoded by the coding sequence ATGAAATTAAAACAAGCAGGAGTGTGGCTCGCCCTGGGGTTCCTCGGAACCTGGGTGGCCGCCGCGCCAAAAGAATCCACGAGCGGGACCCGCCGCGACCGCGCCGAAATGCGCGAGAAGATGAAAACGGAGTTGGGACTGAGCGATGAACAGGTCAAACAGCTGGAAGCCCACCGCCGCGATCATCGCGCCGAAATGAAACAGCTGTGGACCGCCATGAAAGAAAAACGCGAAGCGATAAAAACCGAACTTGAAAAACCCACCCTGGACAAAAACGCCGTCCATCAGTTAAACGATCAGTTAAAAGAGGTCCATGGAAAACTCGCGGATCTCCGCCTGGAGGGAATTCTAAGAGTCCGGGAAATATTGACCCCCGACCAGTTCAAAAAGTTCATGGCCCTCCGCCCCGGTCGGGAAGCGGGAAAGAAGGGCTGGACGCCCGGACGAGGTCACGAGGGTCCGCCGGAGGGGATGGGCGACCCCGAATTCGAAGAGGAAGCCCCGCCGAAAAAGTAA
- a CDS encoding DUF3015 family protein: MKRILAICLIALPSIALAAGKAKGPNYPMAGCGLAYVLFSKDNNTQGVQILAGTTNNLYGTQSFGITSGTSGCAEGGLFTASRESEVYAEVNFRQLQSEIAAGKGEYLNALAGLLGVNAERRTEFFQLARVRYSSLFPSPDAGSTELLEGLTKALQDHPELMG; the protein is encoded by the coding sequence ATGAAACGAATTCTTGCTATCTGTTTGATCGCCCTCCCGTCCATCGCCCTCGCGGCGGGGAAGGCCAAGGGCCCGAATTACCCCATGGCGGGGTGCGGTTTGGCTTATGTGTTGTTCTCGAAAGACAACAACACCCAGGGCGTCCAAATCCTCGCCGGGACCACGAACAACCTTTACGGCACCCAGAGTTTCGGCATCACCTCGGGGACGTCGGGGTGCGCGGAAGGCGGGCTTTTCACCGCCAGCCGTGAAAGCGAAGTCTACGCCGAGGTCAACTTCCGCCAATTGCAGTCGGAGATCGCCGCGGGGAAAGGCGAGTATCTGAACGCCCTGGCCGGGCTCCTTGGGGTGAACGCGGAACGACGGACCGAGTTCTTTCAACTGGCGCGCGTGCGCTACTCTTCCCTCTTCCCGTCGCCCGACGCGGGGTCCACGGAACTGTTGGAAGGGCTGACGAAAGCGCTTCAGGACCATCCGGAGTTGATGGGATAA
- a CDS encoding response regulator — translation MRALVVDDSRAIRLLLRRMLTELNHTVVEASDGKEALALLRGGERPDVALVDWNMPEMDGVALIRAVRCDPALSAVRLMVVTTEMEVGRVAEALEAGAQDYILKPLTIENLKIKLAGVGA, via the coding sequence GTGCGCGCGCTGGTGGTGGACGATTCCCGCGCCATCCGGCTGTTGTTGCGCCGGATGTTGACCGAACTGAACCACACGGTGGTGGAAGCTTCCGATGGAAAGGAAGCGCTGGCTCTGCTCCGGGGGGGCGAACGGCCCGACGTGGCCTTGGTGGACTGGAACATGCCGGAGATGGACGGCGTGGCGTTGATCCGCGCGGTTCGCTGTGATCCGGCCTTGAGCGCGGTCCGGCTCATGGTGGTCACCACCGAAATGGAAGTGGGGCGCGTGGCGGAAGCTCTTGAGGCCGGGGCCCAGGATTATATTTTGAAACCTTTGACCATCGAGAATCTCAAAATAAAACTGGCGGGGGTGGGGGCATGA
- a CDS encoding response regulator, translating to MAKVLIADDSALLLKIARAMLEKGGHTVVDAPNGAVAVEKARAEKPDLIILDAEMPVLGGLEALKTLKRDPSTRSIPVSIYSGHDAGGPEEAAFRAAGAASVHSKPYTMESLLALVK from the coding sequence ATGGCCAAAGTATTGATCGCGGACGACTCCGCGCTATTGCTGAAGATCGCGCGGGCGATGCTCGAAAAAGGTGGCCACACGGTGGTGGACGCTCCGAACGGGGCGGTGGCCGTGGAGAAAGCCCGGGCGGAAAAACCCGATCTCATCATCCTCGACGCGGAGATGCCGGTGTTGGGCGGCCTGGAAGCGCTGAAGACCTTGAAACGCGATCCGTCCACGCGGTCGATTCCGGTGTCCATTTATTCGGGGCACGATGCGGGAGGCCCGGAAGAAGCCGCCTTCCGAGCCGCGGGCGCGGCCTCGGTCCATTCCAAACCGTACACCATGGAATCTTTGCTGGCCCTGGTGAAATGA
- a CDS encoding DUF4105 domain-containing protein, which produces MKHRPWIPALFVCLLAGGLRAEEKADSAYLEDRLAVARSEHLSQTAEWRRLGHYRHGIFGWTSEQDGPDFFLSPRGKRDPEAELEATIRAFFAPASPDTEKTSHAQCHFPARYAWLKGRLAFDPARLPEQACPRFESWRERLAPGSVSLIFASAYLSNPASMYGHTFLRLNRKDRPETERLNDYCVNFAADTPTSNGVVFAVKGLFGGYAGIFSTIPYYMQVQRYNNIQSRDLWEYDLVLSSAALDRLVRHLWEMGGARFDYFFLTENCSYALLPLLEAADPSLRLSERFHVKVIPVDTVRAVLDSPGLVGERRMRLSQTRSVLARRSLLTSSEVSAAERIGREKEPPSFPSVAGLVPERQALVLDAGLDLFRYRHGFSRFQSTQANEAERRILIRRGQVAVDPGQVPEPPLSPDAPPESGHRTGRIAPGLGRNRGILFEELSLRPALQDFLDDPTGYVPASRLEMFHLILRHREDRDRVYVQRLGIVDIQSMPPLDSWVKAPSWKAYLGFDAAEDRPRAPENALAFRAAYGKGVSVGNAGPGGVLGYALGEGEFGAGPVFDQGFRTGVGATAGLLWRPFLRVRLWAEGGAWRYFWGDVDGVPRGTVGISVDATNRLGFRARFRRDGEARETLFSLAWFL; this is translated from the coding sequence ATGAAACATCGTCCATGGATTCCCGCTCTCTTTGTTTGTCTCCTGGCCGGGGGGCTGCGGGCGGAAGAAAAGGCGGATTCCGCCTATTTGGAAGATCGGCTGGCCGTGGCCCGGTCGGAACACCTGAGCCAAACGGCGGAATGGCGCCGTTTGGGCCATTACCGTCACGGGATCTTCGGTTGGACCAGCGAACAGGATGGTCCGGACTTTTTCCTTTCGCCCCGGGGAAAGCGGGACCCTGAGGCGGAACTGGAGGCCACGATCCGGGCCTTCTTTGCTCCCGCGTCTCCCGATACGGAGAAAACCTCCCATGCCCAGTGCCATTTTCCTGCCCGCTACGCTTGGCTGAAAGGACGGCTGGCCTTTGACCCCGCGCGACTGCCGGAACAGGCCTGTCCCCGTTTCGAATCATGGCGGGAACGGCTCGCGCCCGGTTCGGTTTCGCTCATTTTCGCCTCGGCCTACCTGTCCAATCCCGCTTCCATGTACGGCCACACCTTTCTGAGGTTGAATCGAAAGGACCGGCCTGAAACGGAACGGTTGAACGATTATTGCGTGAATTTTGCGGCGGACACGCCCACCTCCAACGGGGTGGTGTTCGCCGTGAAGGGCCTTTTCGGAGGTTACGCGGGGATTTTCTCAACGATCCCCTATTACATGCAGGTCCAACGCTACAACAACATCCAAAGCCGGGACCTGTGGGAGTATGACCTTGTTTTGAGCTCTGCGGCGTTGGATCGGTTGGTCCGGCACCTCTGGGAGATGGGCGGCGCCCGGTTCGATTACTTTTTCTTAACGGAAAACTGTTCCTACGCTCTCCTCCCCCTGCTGGAGGCGGCCGATCCGTCGCTCCGCTTGTCGGAGCGGTTCCACGTGAAGGTGATCCCGGTGGACACCGTGCGCGCGGTTTTGGATTCGCCGGGACTCGTGGGGGAGCGGCGGATGCGTCTTTCCCAAACCCGTTCGGTGTTGGCCCGGCGGAGCCTTCTAACTTCCTCTGAGGTTTCCGCGGCGGAACGGATCGGGCGGGAAAAAGAACCGCCTTCTTTTCCCAGCGTCGCCGGGCTGGTGCCGGAACGCCAGGCGCTGGTCCTGGATGCCGGGTTGGACCTGTTCCGATACCGGCATGGGTTCTCGCGCTTTCAATCCACCCAGGCCAACGAGGCCGAACGAAGGATCCTGATCCGGCGGGGACAAGTGGCGGTGGACCCCGGCCAGGTGCCGGAACCGCCCCTCTCCCCCGACGCGCCTCCCGAGTCGGGCCATCGGACCGGCCGCATCGCGCCCGGCCTTGGGCGAAACCGGGGGATCCTTTTTGAGGAGCTTTCGCTTCGCCCGGCGCTCCAGGATTTTTTGGACGATCCCACCGGGTACGTCCCCGCCAGCCGACTGGAAATGTTCCACCTCATCCTCCGCCACCGGGAGGACCGCGACCGCGTGTACGTGCAACGGCTTGGCATCGTGGACATTCAATCCATGCCGCCACTGGATTCTTGGGTGAAGGCCCCCTCCTGGAAAGCGTATTTGGGTTTCGACGCGGCCGAGGACCGGCCCCGCGCCCCCGAAAACGCCCTGGCGTTCCGGGCCGCCTACGGCAAGGGGGTTTCGGTGGGGAACGCCGGGCCGGGCGGGGTTTTGGGTTACGCCTTGGGGGAGGGGGAGTTCGGAGCGGGACCGGTGTTCGACCAGGGGTTCCGGACGGGTGTGGGGGCTACCGCGGGTCTTCTCTGGCGGCCGTTCCTCCGGGTGCGGTTGTGGGCCGAGGGCGGGGCCTGGCGGTACTTCTGGGGAGACGTGGACGGCGTGCCCCGTGGAACCGTGGGAATTTCTGTTGATGCGACGAATCGACTGGGGTTTCGAGCGCGGTTCCGCCGGGACGGCGAAGCGAGGGAAACCCTGTTCAGTTTGGCGTGGTTTCTTTGA
- a CDS encoding response regulator — MSDDYSGTGSFVVFDGGGAVVKASAELSRWLGYGESELVGQPAKLILGRRAPDLPDLDSLEKALGGGGPVSLLAQDGREVPVRITLKRTPAPIGNDVWCVLTAENVPVSRPAAPKTLAAPKTSAPPPPPPPAPPAVPPKSSSPPAVSVPAAPPTPVRASAPGAFLTPTFLVNMSHEFRTPLNGIAGTVAMLAESPLSPRQRDWVNLLRQSTASLVQVMTNVLDFARMEGDDLTLRWTDFSLNGVLEEVLRPAAEAARFKGLGFQVTRPETDLVLRGDPERVRQVFAQLVDNAVKFTDKGEVSILVQKENETERDLQLRFVVKDTGPGVPMADRAKLFNAFSQLDGSSTRAHDGLGLGLAVAQRLTALMKGTLHVEGEEGQGGVFVAVLPLDKSDRPLVPAPAPVSGSRAAAPSLPRRHYRILIVEDNAVNQKVALLLLEKLGYTAELADNGQQAVTAFENGVFDLILMDCQMPVLDGYQATIEMRKREGQKRHVPILAVTANSSDEDREKCFASGMDEYITKPLSIDRLSSLLAKWDVSVEAEALNGLKDLGAETFPQIRDQFLTQSLEQMDQLGKAVAAGDWKAVHALCHKIKGSSGTFGAVRMQRLCRRGEEAASQEKGKDLAFLADALREEFERVRLFLQ; from the coding sequence ATGAGCGACGATTATTCCGGCACAGGAAGTTTTGTTGTTTTTGACGGCGGAGGGGCCGTGGTGAAGGCCAGCGCCGAGCTGTCTCGTTGGCTCGGCTACGGCGAGTCCGAACTGGTGGGCCAGCCGGCGAAACTGATATTAGGGCGCCGGGCTCCCGACCTTCCGGACCTGGACTCGCTGGAAAAAGCCTTGGGTGGAGGGGGGCCCGTAAGCCTTCTGGCTCAGGACGGGCGAGAGGTTCCCGTTCGGATCACCCTCAAACGGACCCCCGCTCCCATCGGCAACGACGTGTGGTGCGTACTCACGGCTGAGAACGTTCCTGTTTCTCGCCCGGCGGCGCCGAAAACTCTGGCGGCTCCCAAAACCTCGGCACCCCCGCCCCCCCCGCCCCCCGCGCCGCCGGCCGTTCCGCCGAAGAGTTCCTCCCCACCGGCGGTGTCCGTCCCCGCGGCCCCCCCGACGCCCGTTCGCGCCTCCGCGCCCGGGGCTTTTTTGACGCCGACGTTCCTCGTCAATATGAGCCACGAATTCCGCACCCCTTTGAACGGCATCGCCGGTACGGTGGCCATGCTGGCCGAATCGCCGCTTTCCCCTCGGCAGAGGGATTGGGTGAACCTGCTTCGGCAATCCACGGCGTCGCTCGTGCAAGTGATGACGAACGTTCTCGATTTTGCCCGGATGGAGGGCGACGACTTGACTCTCCGTTGGACGGATTTCTCTCTGAACGGCGTGTTGGAGGAGGTTCTGCGTCCCGCCGCCGAGGCCGCCCGGTTCAAGGGACTGGGCTTCCAGGTGACACGTCCGGAAACGGACTTGGTTCTTCGCGGGGACCCTGAACGCGTCCGCCAGGTGTTCGCCCAGTTGGTGGACAACGCCGTGAAGTTCACGGACAAGGGCGAGGTGTCGATCTTGGTTCAAAAGGAAAACGAAACCGAGCGCGATCTTCAACTCCGGTTCGTCGTTAAAGACACGGGGCCCGGCGTGCCAATGGCGGACCGCGCGAAACTGTTCAACGCTTTTTCCCAGCTGGACGGGTCTTCGACCCGCGCCCACGACGGGTTGGGGTTGGGTTTGGCCGTGGCCCAGAGGCTCACCGCCTTGATGAAAGGAACGCTTCATGTGGAAGGAGAGGAGGGGCAGGGCGGCGTGTTCGTGGCGGTGCTCCCGCTGGACAAATCCGACCGCCCCCTCGTGCCGGCCCCGGCGCCGGTGTCCGGGAGCCGAGCGGCGGCTCCCTCGCTCCCTCGGCGCCATTACCGAATTTTGATCGTAGAGGATAACGCGGTCAACCAAAAAGTGGCGCTCTTGCTGTTGGAAAAACTGGGATACACGGCGGAACTGGCGGACAACGGCCAGCAGGCCGTGACCGCCTTTGAGAACGGGGTGTTTGACCTCATCTTGATGGATTGCCAGATGCCCGTTCTGGACGGTTACCAGGCCACCATCGAGATGCGAAAGCGGGAAGGCCAAAAACGGCACGTCCCGATCCTGGCGGTGACGGCGAACTCTTCCGACGAAGACCGCGAAAAATGTTTCGCCTCCGGCATGGACGAATACATCACCAAACCACTTTCCATCGACCGCCTTTCTTCCCTTCTCGCCAAATGGGACGTGTCGGTGGAGGCCGAGGCGTTGAACGGTTTAAAGGATTTGGGGGCCGAAACCTTTCCCCAGATTCGGGATCAATTCCTCACCCAGTCCCTGGAACAAATGGATCAGCTGGGCAAAGCGGTGGCGGCGGGGGACTGGAAGGCGGTCCACGCGCTTTGCCATAAAATCAAAGGAAGCAGTGGGACCTTCGGCGCGGTGCGGATGCAACGCCTCTGCCGACGGGGGGAGGAAGCCGCTTCCCAGGAAAAGGGGAAGGATCTCGCGTTCCTCGCCGACGCTCTCCGGGAGGAATTTGAGCGCGTTCGGTTGTTCCTTCAGTAA
- a CDS encoding DUF3015 family protein yields the protein MKKWILVALALTPMASFAGKNHPMGGCGLLYMAGLRENKPGPQIVASIFNASMGTQTFGITSGTSGCTEEGLVALSVETEVYAAANFKDLQREIVAGGGEFLVGFADLLGVRAEKRPELFQVLQEKYTSLFPSADSGSLEMLNALRQELAQRPDLLA from the coding sequence ATGAAGAAATGGATTCTTGTGGCCCTGGCGTTGACGCCCATGGCGTCCTTTGCCGGGAAAAACCACCCCATGGGGGGGTGCGGGTTGCTCTATATGGCGGGGCTCCGTGAAAACAAACCAGGCCCCCAGATCGTGGCGTCCATTTTCAACGCCTCGATGGGCACCCAGACCTTCGGGATCACGTCGGGAACGTCGGGATGCACGGAAGAAGGGCTGGTGGCCTTGAGCGTGGAGACCGAAGTCTATGCGGCGGCCAACTTCAAAGATCTCCAACGCGAGATCGTGGCCGGCGGCGGGGAATTCCTCGTGGGGTTCGCGGACCTGCTGGGCGTGCGCGCCGAGAAACGGCCGGAACTATTCCAGGTCCTGCAGGAAAAATACACGTCGCTCTTCCCTTCGGCGGATTCCGGCTCCCTGGAAATGTTGAACGCGCTCAGACAAGAACTGGCCCAACGGCCGGATCTTTTGGCCTAA
- a CDS encoding alpha/beta hydrolase: MFPRRIHLFLAAALFALTACGVERIFYYPNRVLYADPDKLGLTCQLVSYPTANGRMISALHFPAQGPALGTIVHFHGNFANVSNHFPASYFLVRRGFNVLVFDYQGYGVSEGKPNRARTIEDGQASVRWALALSTAPVGIFAQSLGAAVASVVAAKEPEVKAVVLEACFTTYRAAAAHAMKQSVISWPFAWVFPPLFVRRKLDPWDWVEKISPRPLLFIHGTTDRVVPSWMSEKLFARAREPKRLWLIPDAGHMECRRKAGQAYEATIAAFFEKAFKETTPN; this comes from the coding sequence ATGTTCCCCCGTCGCATCCATCTTTTTCTGGCGGCCGCCCTCTTTGCCCTCACGGCCTGCGGCGTCGAACGCATCTTTTATTACCCCAACCGCGTCCTCTACGCCGATCCGGACAAGCTCGGCCTGACCTGCCAACTGGTCAGCTACCCCACGGCCAACGGACGAATGATTTCCGCCCTTCATTTTCCCGCCCAGGGGCCGGCCTTGGGGACCATCGTTCACTTCCATGGAAACTTCGCGAACGTGTCCAACCATTTCCCAGCCAGCTATTTTTTGGTTCGGCGCGGTTTCAACGTGTTGGTGTTTGATTACCAGGGCTACGGGGTTTCGGAAGGAAAGCCGAACCGAGCCCGCACCATCGAAGACGGCCAGGCCAGCGTTCGTTGGGCCCTGGCCCTGTCCACGGCTCCGGTGGGAATATTCGCCCAATCCCTTGGGGCGGCGGTGGCGAGCGTGGTGGCCGCCAAGGAACCCGAGGTCAAGGCGGTGGTGTTGGAAGCCTGCTTCACCACTTATCGGGCCGCGGCCGCCCACGCCATGAAACAAAGCGTGATCAGCTGGCCCTTCGCCTGGGTGTTCCCGCCGCTTTTCGTTCGTCGGAAATTAGACCCTTGGGATTGGGTGGAAAAGATATCCCCCCGACCCCTGCTCTTTATTCACGGCACCACCGACCGCGTGGTGCCCAGTTGGATGTCGGAGAAACTGTTCGCCCGGGCGCGCGAACCCAAACGACTTTGGTTGATCCCCGACGCGGGCCACATGGAATGCCGCCGCAAAGCCGGACAAGCCTACGAAGCGACGATCGCGGCCTTCTTTGAAAAGGCGTTCAAAGAAACCACGCCAAACTGA
- a CDS encoding protein-glutamate O-methyltransferase CheR yields MTRSRESAVSPGHGSTVSAADMAYLADLVRREAGIMLAPDHGVFVESRLAPLVWRDRLPSLAALVAELRAAAPGPRHREVVAALAIPETNFFRDGLPFELLRRVVLPWLMEQRANERRLSFWCAAAATGQEAYSLAMLCREQKGVPSPWVWEILGTDLSEDNVRRAAAGIYSESEVRRGLDPPHLSTYFEKQGKEWRVKEDLRVLVHFRPFNLVAPWPSLSSMDLILLRNVTMYFDTATRRTVFSKAHEALRPDGFLLLGAGETAQEAGDLFDLYQWNGVALYRPRGAPSGPRELAAESVNRSGAL; encoded by the coding sequence ATGACCCGTTCCCGGGAATCAGCGGTCTCTCCGGGGCATGGGTCCACGGTGTCGGCCGCGGACATGGCGTATCTGGCGGATCTGGTTCGCCGGGAAGCGGGGATCATGCTGGCGCCGGACCACGGCGTTTTCGTTGAATCACGGTTGGCCCCCCTGGTGTGGCGGGATCGCTTGCCTTCACTGGCCGCGCTGGTGGCCGAATTGCGCGCGGCGGCGCCGGGGCCCCGCCATCGGGAAGTGGTGGCGGCCCTGGCCATACCCGAAACAAACTTTTTCCGGGACGGACTTCCCTTTGAACTCCTCCGCCGGGTGGTTTTGCCCTGGCTCATGGAACAACGGGCGAATGAACGGCGGCTCTCCTTTTGGTGCGCCGCGGCCGCCACGGGCCAGGAAGCCTACAGCTTGGCCATGCTTTGCCGGGAACAGAAAGGCGTTCCTTCCCCCTGGGTTTGGGAAATCCTCGGGACCGACCTATCCGAAGACAACGTGCGCCGGGCGGCGGCGGGGATCTATTCGGAATCGGAGGTTCGCCGGGGTTTGGACCCCCCCCACCTTTCCACCTATTTTGAAAAACAGGGAAAGGAATGGCGGGTGAAAGAGGATCTCCGCGTCCTGGTCCATTTTCGGCCGTTCAATTTGGTCGCTCCATGGCCATCTCTTTCCTCCATGGATTTAATCCTCCTCCGGAACGTCACCATGTATTTCGATACGGCCACCCGCCGAACCGTTTTTTCCAAGGCCCACGAGGCGCTTCGCCCTGACGGGTTCCTTCTTTTGGGAGCGGGCGAAACGGCCCAGGAGGCCGGGGACCTTTTTGATCTCTATCAATGGAACGGCGTCGCTCTCTACCGGCCGCGCGGCGCGCCTTCCGGTCCACGGGAATTGGCCGCGGAATCTGTCAACCGTTCGGGGGCCCTATGA